The Sphingobacterium bambusae genome includes a window with the following:
- a CDS encoding DNA topoisomerase IV subunit B: protein MTTYNEDSIRSLDWKEHIRLRPGMYIGKLGDGSAYDDGIYVLLKEIVDNSIDEFVMGAGKTIDITVHENKVAVRDYGRGIPIGSVVDVVSKINTGGKYDSKAFQKSVGLNGVGTKAVNALSSQFVVQSYRQGVTRIAQFSCGELVADEQKDTSQRNGTATSFFPDESIFRNYKFRTEFVENMIWNYVFLNSGLTVNFNGQKYISENGLKDLLERNIDTESMRYPIIHLKGEDIEIALTHGQQYGEEYYSFVNGQHTTQGGTHQASFREALVKTVREFYKKEFDAADIRSSIIGAIAIKVQEPVFESQTKTKLGSQSIGPDGPTVRTFINDFIKKALDDYLHKNQDTADALLKRILQSERERKDIAGIKKLANERAKKASLHNRKLRDCKVHFNDKNERNQETTLFITEGDSASGSITKSRDVQTQAVFSLKGKPLNSFGMSKKIVYENEEFNLLQHALNIEDGLDGLRYNNIVVATDADVDGMHIRLLLLTFFLQFFPDLVKAGHVSILQTPLFRVRNKKETIYCYSDEERQRAIAKLGGKPEITRFKGLGEISPSEFGLFIGKDIRLDPVILSKENKLPQLMEYYMGKNTPERQRHIVENLRIEVDLEEELAKAAAAS from the coding sequence ATGACGACATATAACGAAGATAGCATACGGTCACTAGACTGGAAAGAACATATCCGCCTGCGTCCAGGTATGTATATTGGTAAATTAGGCGATGGTTCTGCCTATGACGATGGTATCTATGTGCTGTTGAAAGAAATTGTCGACAACTCTATTGACGAATTTGTCATGGGAGCTGGAAAGACAATTGACATTACCGTTCACGAAAACAAGGTGGCTGTGCGCGACTATGGTCGTGGCATCCCTATTGGTTCTGTTGTGGATGTAGTATCCAAAATAAATACCGGTGGAAAGTACGACAGTAAAGCTTTTCAAAAGTCAGTGGGTTTGAACGGTGTGGGTACAAAAGCGGTCAATGCCTTATCTAGCCAGTTCGTTGTACAGTCCTATCGCCAAGGCGTTACCCGGATTGCACAATTTTCTTGCGGCGAGCTTGTTGCCGATGAGCAAAAAGATACGTCGCAACGTAATGGTACCGCAACCAGTTTTTTTCCAGACGAGTCCATCTTCCGCAATTACAAGTTCCGCACAGAGTTTGTAGAGAACATGATTTGGAACTATGTTTTTCTAAACTCGGGTCTAACGGTCAATTTCAACGGTCAGAAGTATATTTCTGAAAATGGCCTTAAAGATCTTTTGGAGCGTAATATAGACACCGAATCTATGCGTTACCCAATTATCCACCTGAAAGGCGAAGATATCGAAATTGCGCTTACACATGGACAACAGTATGGTGAAGAGTATTATTCGTTTGTCAACGGACAACATACCACGCAGGGAGGAACGCATCAAGCTTCCTTTCGGGAGGCTCTTGTGAAGACCGTTCGTGAATTTTACAAAAAAGAGTTTGATGCAGCCGATATTCGATCATCGATCATCGGCGCTATTGCCATAAAAGTGCAGGAGCCTGTCTTTGAATCGCAAACGAAAACAAAATTGGGTTCGCAAAGTATCGGTCCAGATGGACCTACTGTGCGTACCTTCATCAACGATTTCATCAAAAAGGCACTCGATGATTATTTGCACAAAAACCAAGATACAGCAGATGCCTTGCTGAAGCGGATATTACAATCGGAAAGGGAGCGTAAAGATATTGCCGGTATCAAGAAATTGGCGAATGAACGTGCTAAGAAAGCCTCGTTACACAACCGCAAACTACGCGACTGTAAGGTACATTTCAACGATAAGAACGAACGCAATCAGGAAACGACATTATTCATCACCGAGGGTGACTCTGCCAGTGGCTCGATAACCAAATCGCGTGATGTACAAACCCAGGCCGTTTTCAGTCTAAAGGGAAAGCCACTAAACTCTTTCGGTATGTCCAAAAAGATCGTTTATGAGAACGAAGAATTCAACTTACTGCAACATGCTTTGAATATCGAAGATGGATTGGACGGATTGCGCTATAACAATATCGTTGTGGCTACCGATGCCGATGTCGATGGGATGCACATTCGGCTTCTGCTATTAACCTTCTTTTTACAGTTTTTCCCAGACTTGGTAAAAGCAGGACATGTTTCCATTCTGCAGACACCGCTTTTCCGAGTAAGAAACAAAAAAGAAACCATCTATTGCTACTCTGACGAGGAGCGTCAGCGTGCCATCGCGAAACTTGGAGGCAAGCCAGAGATCACACGTTTCAAAGGTTTGGGCGAGATTTCACCATCGGAATTTGGTCTTTTCATTGGCAAAGACATCCGTTTGGATCCCGTTATCTTATCCAAAGAGAACAAATTGCCGCAACTGATGGAGTACTACATGGGAAAAAACACACCAGAGCGTCAAAGACATATCGTCGAAAACCTCCGCATAGAGGTCGACTTAGAAGAAGAACTCGCAAAAGCAGCTGCAGCCTCCTAG
- a CDS encoding cupin domain-containing protein yields MAEHIDKGELFSQIEEKLKNEGFQIDNIDQTRPWGGFFVINEDQAQQFADQYFDGLDVQGLKISGKLSPKILIVAPNKRLSWQYHHRRAEIWRVTQGEVGVVTSATDEENELKRLSVGEFIRLSQGERHRLIGLEGYGVVAEIWQHTDSENPSDESDIVRVQDDFGR; encoded by the coding sequence ATGGCAGAACATATTGATAAAGGCGAATTATTTAGCCAAATTGAAGAGAAATTAAAAAACGAAGGTTTCCAGATCGACAATATCGACCAAACGAGACCTTGGGGTGGTTTTTTTGTGATCAATGAAGATCAGGCGCAGCAGTTTGCAGATCAGTACTTCGATGGATTAGATGTACAAGGATTGAAAATATCTGGCAAATTAAGCCCAAAAATTCTTATTGTTGCCCCGAACAAACGCCTTTCTTGGCAGTACCACCACCGCAGAGCGGAAATCTGGCGCGTAACGCAAGGTGAAGTAGGTGTGGTAACCAGTGCCACCGATGAAGAAAATGAATTGAAGCGCCTAAGTGTAGGCGAGTTTATACGCTTGTCACAAGGCGAAAGACACCGCCTTATTGGATTAGAGGGATATGGTGTGGTAGCAGAAATATGGCAACATACGGATAGCGAAAACCCATCCGATGAAAGCGATATCGTGCGCGTACAAGACGATTTCGGAAGATAA
- the atpE gene encoding ATP synthase F0 subunit C has translation MYNLIGAGLIVIGAGLGLGKIGGSAMEAIARQPEAASKIQTAMIIIGALVEGLAFGALILGK, from the coding sequence ATGTACAACTTAATTGGAGCAGGTTTAATCGTAATCGGTGCAGGTTTAGGTTTAGGTAAAATCGGTGGTTCAGCTATGGAAGCTATCGCTCGTCAACCAGAAGCAGCATCTAAAATTCAAACTGCAATGATCATCATTGGTGCCCTAGTAGAAGGTTTAGCATTCGGTGCTTTAATCTTAGGTAAATAA
- a CDS encoding AtpZ/AtpI family protein has protein sequence MEEKKGSKAKNKWLVFTSMPIQMGVTIYLFYRLGAWLDVRYAVEGGWWMKGLTMLGVIVSMYQFIRQVNYLNKNE, from the coding sequence ATGGAAGAAAAAAAGGGAAGTAAAGCGAAGAACAAATGGTTGGTCTTCACTTCTATGCCTATACAGATGGGGGTGACCATCTACCTGTTTTACCGATTAGGTGCCTGGTTGGACGTTCGCTATGCGGTAGAAGGTGGATGGTGGATGAAAGGTCTAACCATGTTGGGGGTTATCGTGTCTATGTATCAATTTATAAGACAGGTCAATTATTTAAATAAGAATGAATAA
- a CDS encoding class I SAM-dependent methyltransferase, whose amino-acid sequence MASTTTIQLLTPQHWADYELIDCGDFEKLERFGDLILIRPEPQAVWPKTLSESEWTKKHDIRFKGRSATSGDWLKKDPKLKDRWHITYKNNDVAIKFRLGLTSFKHVGIFPEQAVNWDYISESVKSFKTEQPKVLNLFAYTGGASLIAKAAGADTTHVDSIKQVVTWANENQELSGIDNIRWVVEDALKFVKRELKRGNKYNGIILDPPAYGHGPKGEKWKLEDHIMEMMRDVVQLLDPKEHFLILNTYSLGFSSVIVENLIRTSFPAVENLEIGELYLQATAGVKLPLGVFGKFRKVAK is encoded by the coding sequence TTGGCTTCAACAACAACTATTCAGCTGCTCACTCCGCAACATTGGGCTGACTATGAACTTATCGATTGCGGTGATTTTGAGAAATTGGAAAGGTTCGGCGATTTAATCTTAATTCGTCCCGAACCGCAGGCTGTTTGGCCGAAAACATTGTCCGAATCCGAGTGGACTAAAAAGCACGATATCCGTTTCAAAGGGCGTTCTGCCACTTCAGGCGACTGGTTGAAAAAAGATCCCAAGCTTAAAGATCGTTGGCATATAACTTACAAAAATAACGATGTTGCCATTAAGTTCCGTTTGGGCTTGACATCCTTTAAACACGTTGGTATTTTTCCCGAGCAGGCTGTAAATTGGGATTATATCTCGGAATCGGTGAAGTCTTTTAAAACGGAGCAGCCAAAAGTGCTCAATCTGTTTGCCTATACAGGAGGGGCTTCATTGATTGCTAAGGCCGCTGGAGCAGATACGACACATGTGGATTCCATTAAACAGGTGGTAACCTGGGCCAATGAAAACCAAGAGCTTTCCGGTATCGATAACATTCGCTGGGTGGTTGAAGATGCATTGAAATTTGTAAAGCGCGAGTTGAAAAGAGGGAATAAGTACAACGGTATTATTTTGGATCCACCGGCCTACGGACATGGACCTAAGGGTGAGAAATGGAAGCTTGAAGACCATATCATGGAGATGATGCGCGATGTGGTACAATTGCTGGATCCCAAAGAGCACTTCTTGATTTTAAATACATACTCCTTGGGCTTTTCTTCCGTAATCGTGGAGAATTTGATCAGGACATCGTTTCCGGCTGTAGAGAATCTGGAAATCGGCGAACTTTACCTGCAGGCCACCGCTGGTGTTAAACTTCCGCTTGGCGTTTTTGGTAAATTCCGCAAAGTAGCGAAGTAA
- the atpB gene encoding F0F1 ATP synthase subunit A — MVSLKRALLFFAVIFFAVAPFDTLRAAEEAHHGHGEEPKSQADEIQEYSQHHLQDDYYFSLFTDKKAGKHYGFPLPVILIDGGLKVFSSGEFHHGETVVEKDGQYYALHHGKIYKTDAAGTLTFDEHHHATNAKPLDFSITKNVVGLFLAAALLFWGFISLAGTYKKGPNALPKGLGRALEPLVLYVRDEMAMPNIGHRYKEFMPYLLSVFFLIFTLNLLGLTPLGFNVTGNISITLCLALFTFLITNFKANKDYWKHIFWMPGVPVPFKFVLAPIEVLGMFTKPFSLMLRLFANITAGHSVVMGLIAIVYLFQQQLTVPGSIGVSLVLTLILTFLELLVAFLQAFIFTMLSSLFIGMAVEEHAHH; from the coding sequence ATGGTGAGTCTTAAAAGAGCACTTTTATTTTTTGCAGTAATCTTCTTTGCTGTTGCCCCGTTTGACACGCTTCGTGCTGCTGAAGAAGCACATCATGGTCATGGCGAGGAGCCTAAGTCCCAAGCGGATGAAATTCAGGAATACAGTCAGCATCACTTGCAGGACGATTATTATTTTTCGTTGTTTACCGATAAAAAAGCGGGCAAGCACTACGGCTTTCCTTTACCTGTAATCTTGATCGATGGCGGTCTTAAGGTGTTCTCTTCTGGAGAATTTCATCATGGCGAAACGGTTGTGGAAAAGGATGGTCAATACTATGCGTTGCACCACGGCAAGATCTACAAAACGGATGCTGCTGGAACATTGACTTTTGATGAGCATCATCACGCTACGAACGCGAAGCCGTTGGATTTTTCAATCACTAAAAACGTTGTTGGTTTATTTTTGGCCGCTGCACTTTTATTTTGGGGATTCATCAGCCTTGCTGGAACCTACAAAAAAGGGCCAAATGCTTTACCTAAGGGATTAGGACGTGCTTTGGAACCATTGGTGCTCTACGTTCGTGATGAAATGGCTATGCCTAACATAGGTCATCGTTACAAAGAGTTTATGCCTTACCTGTTGTCAGTTTTCTTCTTGATTTTTACATTAAATCTGTTAGGCTTGACGCCGCTAGGTTTTAACGTGACGGGAAATATCTCGATAACTTTGTGTTTAGCGTTGTTTACATTCTTGATTACAAACTTTAAAGCAAATAAGGATTACTGGAAACATATCTTTTGGATGCCAGGCGTTCCTGTTCCATTTAAATTTGTCTTAGCACCTATCGAGGTGTTGGGTATGTTCACAAAGCCCTTCTCGTTGATGCTTCGTCTTTTTGCGAATATTACGGCTGGTCACTCTGTTGTTATGGGACTTATTGCTATTGTATACTTATTCCAGCAACAGTTGACTGTTCCAGGTAGTATCGGTGTATCGTTGGTTTTGACCTTGATATTAACCTTTTTGGAACTGTTAGTTGCATTTTTACAGGCGTTTATCTTCACGATGCTATCCTCTCTATTTATCGGGATGGCAGTCGAAGAGCACGCACATCACTAA
- a CDS encoding LiaI-LiaF-like domain-containing protein, giving the protein MENKITSGIWFVFIGIILLLHNIDVINFNFIATLKYWPLLIVIVGINLMVQNRMYGNYIKIAANVLFLGWIAYVGLTSPSSHWTSQLFNNRDIKIGDLDDDAELLNSVQTEIDSSADAASLEFNGGAGKFEIRGDSTSKLVSARSENDNMGMNIQSKVEEGTQRVILNAKPTNNSNKKTGKVFIEINEKQLWDLEFNYGAATIDGDLSNVRFNNLEINTGASDMNLKLGMPQSEVSKINIATGASKIHFNIPKEAAISVKYSSILSKNSFEGFKTKKNGKALTANYEEATMKFDIELDGAANTFTITRY; this is encoded by the coding sequence ATGGAAAACAAAATCACCTCCGGAATTTGGTTCGTCTTTATCGGCATCATTCTTCTGTTGCATAATATTGACGTCATAAACTTCAACTTTATCGCTACTCTCAAATATTGGCCTTTACTGATCGTCATTGTGGGTATAAACTTGATGGTCCAAAACCGGATGTATGGAAACTATATTAAGATAGCTGCTAATGTGCTTTTCCTAGGCTGGATTGCCTATGTAGGTTTAACGAGCCCTTCGAGTCACTGGACATCGCAACTCTTCAACAACCGAGATATTAAGATCGGCGACCTCGATGATGATGCGGAACTGCTCAATAGCGTTCAAACCGAAATAGATAGCTCGGCCGATGCTGCATCCTTGGAATTCAATGGCGGCGCAGGGAAGTTCGAAATCCGCGGTGATAGCACATCCAAACTTGTGAGCGCGCGTAGTGAAAACGATAACATGGGCATGAATATTCAATCGAAGGTGGAAGAGGGAACACAACGGGTGATCCTAAACGCCAAACCAACGAACAACAGCAACAAAAAAACAGGCAAGGTATTCATCGAAATTAATGAAAAACAATTATGGGATCTAGAGTTTAACTATGGAGCGGCCACAATTGACGGCGACTTGTCGAACGTTCGGTTCAACAACTTAGAAATCAATACAGGTGCAAGCGACATGAACCTTAAATTAGGCATGCCGCAATCCGAGGTATCCAAGATAAACATTGCTACAGGCGCTTCCAAGATACATTTCAACATCCCTAAAGAAGCAGCTATTAGCGTAAAGTATTCGTCGATCCTTTCCAAAAATTCCTTCGAGGGCTTCAAAACGAAGAAAAATGGAAAAGCCCTTACCGCGAACTATGAGGAAGCAACCATGAAATTTGACATCGAGTTGGATGGCGCTGCCAATACATTTACAATTACCCGCTATTAA
- a CDS encoding MlaE family ABC transporter permease: MIFHHFGKYVLLLNKVFKRPEKWKIYIKEIFHEMNEIGLGSLGLIVIISTFIGAVMTLQIAFQLVSDLIPPTVIGQINRDSNILELGPTISALVLMGKVGSAISSQIGSMRVTEQIDALEIMGINAPGYLILPKVIAGAVMVPVLVIIAIFCAISGGLLGGSLSGAVAPSDYIQGIQGGFNGFTVTVALVKAFVFGFIITTVPAYMGFYVRGGALEVGQAGTKAVVIGCISILASDYIITALML; this comes from the coding sequence ATGATATTCCACCATTTTGGTAAGTATGTTTTGTTGTTGAACAAGGTTTTCAAAAGACCCGAGAAATGGAAGATATATATAAAAGAAATTTTTCATGAGATGAATGAGATAGGCTTAGGTTCGCTTGGGCTTATTGTGATCATTTCTACCTTTATTGGCGCTGTAATGACCTTACAGATCGCTTTTCAGTTGGTTTCTGACTTGATTCCGCCAACGGTCATTGGTCAAATCAATCGCGACTCGAATATTTTGGAACTCGGCCCCACCATTTCTGCTTTAGTGCTGATGGGCAAAGTCGGGTCGGCCATTTCCTCACAGATAGGCTCCATGCGCGTTACCGAGCAGATCGATGCGTTAGAGATTATGGGAATCAATGCACCGGGCTATTTGATATTGCCCAAGGTTATCGCTGGGGCCGTGATGGTTCCGGTGTTGGTTATTATTGCCATTTTTTGTGCGATTTCGGGCGGACTTCTTGGAGGCTCTCTCTCTGGTGCGGTGGCACCATCCGACTACATCCAAGGGATTCAGGGCGGCTTCAACGGTTTTACCGTGACCGTTGCCTTGGTCAAGGCTTTTGTATTCGGCTTTATTATTACTACGGTGCCGGCTTATATGGGCTTCTATGTACGCGGTGGAGCATTAGAGGTTGGTCAAGCGGGAACGAAAGCTGTGGTGATTGGCTGTATATCCATTCTCGCTTCCGACTACATTATTACCGCTTTGATGCTATAA
- the purU gene encoding formyltetrahydrofolate deformylase: protein MYNQTLILIQCQDAVGLVAAIAQIIAKHQLNIVTMREFVDEENKKFFLRVVCSGVPAEIPALQEDLLSNLPAQALVTINPDRQKKIVVLVTKEHHCLADILVRHFFQTLNADVKAVVGNYDSLKGFTEKFDIPYHLVSHEEKSKEQFEQELAEIIEPYQPDYIVLAKFMRILSPSFVARFENKLINIHHSFLPAFIGANPYRQAHKRGVKIIGATAHFVTNDLDEGPIIVQRTKSINHSYDVPNLVTAGKEIEKAVLSHAIQLLMEDRVMRQGNKTIVFE from the coding sequence ATGTACAACCAAACCTTAATTCTCATCCAATGTCAAGATGCCGTTGGACTTGTGGCGGCGATCGCCCAGATCATTGCCAAACATCAACTTAATATCGTCACCATGCGTGAATTTGTGGACGAGGAGAACAAAAAGTTTTTCCTCCGTGTGGTCTGCAGCGGCGTACCTGCCGAGATTCCCGCATTGCAAGAAGACCTCCTATCCAATTTACCCGCACAGGCACTCGTAACCATAAATCCCGATCGCCAAAAAAAGATAGTCGTATTGGTCACCAAAGAGCACCACTGCCTTGCAGACATACTCGTCCGTCATTTCTTCCAAACGCTTAATGCTGATGTAAAAGCGGTTGTAGGCAATTACGACAGCTTGAAGGGCTTTACTGAAAAATTTGACATCCCCTACCATTTGGTATCGCACGAAGAAAAAAGCAAAGAACAGTTCGAACAGGAGTTAGCCGAAATCATCGAGCCCTACCAGCCGGATTACATTGTACTGGCGAAGTTTATGCGCATCCTCTCGCCTAGCTTCGTTGCCCGTTTTGAAAACAAGCTGATCAATATACACCACTCCTTCTTACCGGCATTTATTGGTGCAAACCCCTACCGACAGGCGCACAAGCGTGGCGTGAAAATTATCGGTGCCACCGCACATTTTGTGACGAACGACCTTGACGAGGGACCAATTATCGTGCAGCGTACAAAATCCATCAACCATAGCTATGATGTTCCTAATTTGGTAACAGCAGGAAAGGAAATTGAAAAAGCTGTGCTCAGCCACGCCATACAGCTGCTGATGGAGGATCGTGTAATGCGGCAGGGAAACAAAACCATCGTCTTTGAATAA
- a CDS encoding helix-turn-helix domain-containing protein, whose translation MGQPKVDDKNIAFMQAVSFVNQTNQHLFLTGKAGTGKTTFLKYIRENSYKKMAVTAPTGVAAMNAGGTTLHALFWLPFGTFIEDYPLKWDEQDGNIYNKSRLFSTIKLTKQRRAILQELELLVIDEVSMVRADTLDAIDVILKSVRRDMRPFGGVQMLFIGDLYQLPPVVRDHEWQLLRQHYSSPFFFDAKVLREHPPVLLELNKIYRQNDSDFIGLLNNIRNNECTPQDLEYLNSHYQEGFSPKEGEQFITLASHNKLADSINQEQLIQLGGTLHNVKAVVKDEFQQSSYPAEETLPLKIGAQVMFIKNDSGEDRKFFNGKIGVVKELQFDKHQVIVGFKDGSEDVTVRRETWENIRYNYNKGEDKIEEEVMGTFSQYPLRLAWAITIHKSQGLTFDKAVIDAGTSFAAGQVYVALSRLTGLSGLVLKSKIPQHSIRTDFQVVDFMQRMQAGDEVAKVLELCQRHYLGQILLQSFRWTSLLEVTLDLRESLTKRNIDSKDAALAYFERLIAALQEQEKVANKFITQLYAMLRDKEQLDYGKICERTQSAVGWFLPKFDVNVLLTTQEHIEEWKVKKRTKKYIEELRSLLLDFRRKKEQLTHCLTIADILTKEGDLSGVVDSLHAKEKTKDSKIKVANDDDTIKDTKAVSLDMFMDGLSIEDIAKKRDMVVGTIYGHLINYVGQEVDATDLIAEDKLNRILDVIRQNPEKSSSELKVMLGADFDYPDIKIGQKVLELAAD comes from the coding sequence ATGGGACAGCCAAAAGTTGACGATAAAAATATAGCCTTTATGCAGGCCGTTTCGTTTGTTAATCAAACTAATCAACATTTGTTTTTGACGGGAAAAGCCGGTACGGGAAAGACGACCTTTTTAAAGTATATACGCGAAAATTCATATAAGAAAATGGCGGTCACAGCGCCGACAGGTGTAGCCGCAATGAACGCTGGCGGCACAACCCTGCATGCTTTATTTTGGCTTCCTTTCGGTACGTTCATCGAAGATTATCCCTTAAAATGGGACGAGCAAGACGGTAATATTTATAATAAAAGCAGACTGTTTTCCACCATCAAGCTTACAAAGCAGCGGCGTGCTATTTTGCAAGAATTGGAGCTTTTGGTGATTGATGAGGTATCGATGGTACGGGCGGATACGCTGGATGCTATCGATGTTATTTTGAAATCTGTGCGGCGGGATATGCGTCCTTTCGGTGGTGTACAGATGTTATTTATTGGTGACTTGTACCAATTACCGCCGGTGGTGCGCGATCATGAGTGGCAATTGCTGCGTCAGCACTACAGCAGCCCATTTTTCTTCGACGCAAAAGTCCTGCGTGAGCATCCTCCCGTTCTATTGGAGTTGAACAAGATTTATCGGCAGAATGACAGTGATTTTATCGGCCTACTGAACAACATTCGAAACAACGAGTGCACGCCACAGGACTTGGAATATCTTAATTCTCATTACCAAGAAGGCTTCTCGCCAAAAGAGGGCGAGCAATTTATTACGTTGGCTTCCCACAATAAGCTTGCTGATAGTATTAATCAAGAACAATTGATTCAGCTTGGTGGAACACTTCATAATGTCAAGGCAGTGGTGAAAGACGAATTTCAGCAATCGTCCTATCCTGCGGAGGAAACACTGCCCTTGAAGATTGGTGCACAGGTGATGTTTATCAAAAATGATAGCGGTGAAGATAGAAAGTTTTTCAACGGAAAAATCGGCGTCGTAAAGGAGCTCCAGTTTGATAAGCATCAAGTTATTGTAGGTTTTAAGGATGGTTCGGAGGATGTCACGGTACGACGGGAGACATGGGAAAACATCCGTTATAACTATAACAAGGGAGAGGATAAGATCGAAGAAGAGGTGATGGGCACATTTTCCCAATATCCGCTACGCTTGGCCTGGGCCATCACGATTCATAAAAGCCAAGGACTGACTTTTGATAAAGCTGTTATCGATGCCGGTACGTCCTTTGCTGCGGGGCAGGTTTATGTAGCGCTGAGTAGGCTTACCGGCTTAAGCGGTCTGGTACTAAAATCAAAAATTCCGCAGCATTCTATACGCACGGACTTCCAGGTGGTTGATTTTATGCAGCGTATGCAGGCTGGAGATGAAGTCGCTAAAGTGCTGGAGCTCTGCCAGCGCCATTATTTAGGACAGATTTTGTTGCAAAGCTTTCGGTGGACGAGCTTGTTGGAGGTCACGCTGGATCTCCGCGAGTCCTTAACAAAACGTAATATCGATAGCAAGGATGCAGCGTTGGCCTACTTTGAAAGATTGATCGCTGCGCTTCAAGAACAGGAGAAGGTTGCCAACAAGTTTATCACACAGTTATATGCCATGCTTCGGGATAAAGAGCAATTGGATTACGGTAAAATTTGTGAGCGTACACAATCGGCCGTAGGCTGGTTTCTGCCAAAATTTGATGTGAATGTTCTTCTCACAACACAAGAACATATCGAAGAATGGAAGGTCAAGAAGAGAACAAAAAAATATATCGAAGAGTTACGTTCGTTGTTGCTCGATTTCAGGCGTAAGAAAGAACAGCTTACGCATTGTTTGACGATTGCAGATATCTTGACCAAGGAAGGCGATCTGTCCGGCGTTGTGGATTCACTCCATGCAAAGGAGAAAACTAAAGATAGTAAGATTAAAGTAGCGAATGACGATGATACTATCAAAGATACAAAGGCCGTTTCACTTGATATGTTTATGGATGGTTTGAGTATCGAAGATATCGCCAAGAAACGTGATATGGTGGTGGGTACGATCTATGGGCACCTTATTAACTACGTAGGGCAAGAAGTGGATGCTACCGACCTAATTGCGGAAGATAAACTCAATAGAATACTGGACGTGATTCGCCAAAATCCAGAAAAATCATCTTCGGAACTGAAAGTTATGCTCGGTGCAGATTTCGATTATCCCGATATAAAAATCGGACAGAAAGTTTTGGAACTAGCTGCAGATTAA
- a CDS encoding ABC transporter ATP-binding protein has translation MIEIQNINKSFGDNHVLKGIDAIFEPGKVSLIIGGSGSGKSTLLKCIVGLHEPEEGKVFFDKEEFTGMDFEQRVPIRREIGMLFQNSALFDSMTVEQNIVFALDMFTDMSRQEKIDRANFCLERVNLKDKNKLYPAELSGGMKKRVGIARAISMNPKYLFCDEPNSGLDPATSILIDELIQELTEEYQCTTIVVTHDMNSVMGIGEYILFLYKGEKFWEGSNEEMLRSDVQELNDFVFASPLMKAARSTIK, from the coding sequence ATGATTGAAATTCAGAACATAAATAAATCTTTTGGGGACAACCATGTATTGAAAGGTATTGATGCTATTTTCGAACCCGGAAAAGTAAGCTTGATTATTGGTGGCTCGGGATCAGGAAAAAGTACCTTGTTGAAATGTATTGTCGGCTTGCATGAACCGGAAGAAGGTAAGGTTTTTTTCGATAAAGAAGAGTTTACGGGCATGGATTTCGAACAACGGGTGCCCATTCGCCGAGAGATAGGGATGTTGTTTCAGAACTCGGCCTTGTTTGACTCTATGACCGTCGAGCAAAATATAGTGTTTGCTTTGGATATGTTTACGGACATGAGCCGGCAGGAGAAAATTGATCGTGCAAATTTTTGTTTGGAGCGGGTTAACCTGAAGGATAAGAATAAACTGTATCCCGCAGAACTTTCGGGTGGGATGAAAAAAAGGGTGGGCATCGCACGCGCCATAAGTATGAACCCTAAATATCTGTTTTGCGATGAGCCTAACTCAGGGCTCGATCCTGCAACATCCATTCTAATCGACGAACTGATCCAAGAGCTTACCGAGGAATACCAATGTACCACTATTGTGGTGACGCACGATATGAACTCGGTGATGGGTATAGGTGAATATATTCTGTTTCTCTACAAAGGTGAAAAATTCTGGGAAGGATCTAATGAAGAGATGCTCCGCTCGGACGTGCAGGAACTGAATGATTTTGTTTTTGCCAGCCCATTGATGAAGGCTGCGCGGTCAACAATTAAATAG